The proteins below come from a single Tachypleus tridentatus isolate NWPU-2018 chromosome 13, ASM421037v1, whole genome shotgun sequence genomic window:
- the LOC143236226 gene encoding zinc finger BED domain-containing protein 5-like: protein MANDVNQQLSTDLQKASCYSMCLDESTDINNRARLAVILRYAVGDSMREELVKLISLPGRTQGVDIYNAVMECFLTQSIKPEKTVSITSDGAPYFISHFNALNTKLQGVGKTAERMFCDIKAFERKLQVF, encoded by the exons ATGGCAAATGATGTCAATCAACAACTCagtactgatttacaaaaggctTCTTGTTACTCCATGTGTTTGGATGAGAGTACGGATATAAATAATCGTGCAAGGTTAGCAGTAATTTTGCGTTATGCTGTTGGTGACTCCATGAGGGAAGAATTGGTGAAACTGATTTCTTTACCCGGAAGAACACAAGGAGTAGATATTTATAATGCTGTGATGGAATGTTTTTTGACACAAAGTATTAAGCCCGAAAAGACAGTTTCGATCACTAGTGATGGAGCACCAT ACTTTATATCACACTTCAATGCactgaacacaaaactacaaggAGTAGGAAAAACAGCAGAAAGAATGTTCTGTGATATAAAGGCATTTGAGAGAAAATTGCAAGTTTTTTGA